A portion of the Oscillatoria sp. FACHB-1406 genome contains these proteins:
- a CDS encoding HU family DNA-binding protein: MNKGELVQAVAAKTGLSQKEVNAIISVMTEAIEEAVAGGEKVTLVGFGTFEPRERRAREGRNPRTGKPMQIPATTVPAFSAGKLFKDRVAS; encoded by the coding sequence ATGAATAAAGGAGAATTAGTCCAGGCTGTTGCTGCAAAAACAGGCTTGTCTCAGAAGGAAGTCAACGCGATTATCTCAGTTATGACCGAGGCAATTGAAGAGGCTGTTGCGGGTGGCGAGAAAGTCACGCTGGTGGGTTTCGGCACGTTTGAGCCGCGCGAGCGTCGCGCTCGCGAAGGTCGCAATCCTAGAACGGGGAAACCCATGCAAATTCCGGCGACGACCGTTCCGGCCTTCTCTGCGGGCAAACTGTTTAAGGATCGGGTGGCTTCATAA
- a CDS encoding tellurite resistance TerB family protein, whose protein sequence is MGLFDSFRKTGNLQQNQITLGPAEAFAAIMLIVVAADGYLSEEEISLLNTVLCRMKLFRSYSRDVMQRMFDKLCNTLRREGSEALFNAAMSTLPHDLYDTTFAIATDLILADGNVSPEEESLLGSLCNAMQLPEETVHQIIQVMLIKNKG, encoded by the coding sequence ATGGGCTTATTCGACTCTTTCCGCAAAACAGGCAACCTCCAGCAGAACCAAATTACCCTCGGTCCTGCGGAAGCGTTTGCTGCGATTATGCTGATTGTCGTTGCTGCGGACGGTTATCTCTCTGAGGAAGAAATCAGCTTGCTCAATACCGTTCTGTGTCGCATGAAACTATTTCGCAGCTACTCTAGAGATGTGATGCAGCGAATGTTCGATAAACTCTGCAATACGCTGCGCCGCGAAGGTTCGGAAGCGCTCTTCAACGCAGCGATGTCAACGTTACCGCACGATCTCTACGATACAACCTTCGCGATCGCAACCGACCTCATTTTGGCGGATGGCAATGTCTCCCCGGAAGAAGAATCGCTACTCGGTAGTCTGTGCAATGCGATGCAACTGCCCGAGGAAACCGTTCATCAAATCATTCAGGTGATGCTGATTAAAAATAAGGGCTAA
- a CDS encoding DUF2809 domain-containing protein — MWRSKHFLIFLSLFAVTVFGIWSKFYTGVGREWLNNSFGGVLYEILWCLFFFAFFPRKKAIAAIAVSVFVGTCALEFLQLVKTPWLDAIRATLIGRLLLGTTFVPSDFIYYAIGSFLGWLWMLSIEKSMNRRR; from the coding sequence ATGTGGCGAAGTAAACATTTCTTAATTTTTCTCTCTCTTTTTGCCGTTACAGTTTTTGGTATTTGGTCTAAGTTTTATACGGGAGTAGGTCGCGAATGGCTGAATAATTCTTTCGGCGGTGTATTGTATGAGATATTGTGGTGTTTATTTTTCTTTGCATTCTTTCCCCGCAAAAAGGCAATTGCAGCGATCGCGGTTTCGGTTTTTGTCGGGACTTGCGCGCTAGAATTCCTACAATTGGTCAAAACGCCGTGGCTCGATGCCATCCGCGCTACCCTTATCGGGCGATTGTTGCTGGGAACGACGTTTGTCCCTTCCGATTTTATCTATTACGCGATCGGTTCTTTTCTCGGTTGGTTATGGATGTTATCTATTGAGAAAAGTATGAATAGGAGGCGCTAG
- a CDS encoding Uma2 family endonuclease: protein MAAHSLIVPLQSIELSPGSHLLIPKISWEQYESLLEEWGSDRVIPRINYSNGILELMAPLPAHERPHRIIGYIVTTLLDAQGQDWEDFGSTTFKKFQQAGLEPDTCFYIRNAQRIRSRQRIDLENDPPPDLAIESDLTSTTTLDAYLTIQVPEVWIYANCQLKIKLLTSEGYQEASESQIFPDLDIQKMIPRLIEQAFVEGTRAMLRSLRQRLQSNE from the coding sequence ATGGCTGCTCATTCACTAATCGTTCCTCTTCAATCAATCGAACTTTCTCCGGGAAGTCATTTACTGATTCCCAAAATTTCTTGGGAACAGTACGAATCTCTCCTAGAAGAATGGGGAAGCGATCGCGTTATTCCTCGCATAAACTACAGTAACGGTATCTTAGAGTTAATGGCTCCCCTGCCAGCCCACGAACGCCCTCATCGCATCATTGGCTATATCGTAACAACCTTATTAGACGCGCAAGGACAAGATTGGGAAGATTTTGGTTCGACAACTTTTAAAAAATTTCAGCAAGCGGGACTCGAACCCGATACTTGCTTCTATATTCGCAACGCTCAACGAATACGCTCCCGCCAGCGTATCGATTTAGAAAACGATCCTCCTCCCGATTTAGCGATAGAATCCGACTTGACTTCAACCACAACTTTAGACGCTTATTTAACTATTCAAGTCCCAGAAGTTTGGATTTATGCCAATTGCCAACTCAAAATTAAGCTTCTTACCTCGGAAGGTTATCAAGAAGCTAGCGAAAGTCAGATATTTCCCGACTTAGATATCCAAAAAATGATTCCTCGCTTAATCGAGCAAGCATTTGTGGAGGGAACCCGTGCGATGTTGCGATCGCTGCGCCAGCGGTTACAATCTAATGAATGA
- a CDS encoding CapA family protein gives MKIKFLAFTSLFLLSSCTLSPAPRKLTIAPAPAPTSKQYTTEAELVAVGDILMHMALTRSGYNAQTKTYNFDRFFTETKSIISSGNWAIANLETTLAGSELGYSEFPLFNAPAPIVDAAKKAGFNILTTANNHALDKGEIGVLNTIKNIRSRGVASTGTASSPQEAQKILIVTKNQISMAILAYSFSTNGIPIPQGKNYLVSLIDKAKILKDIARAKQQGADVVAIALHFGEEYQRHPTDEQKQLVKTLIQGGADIILGSHPHVVQPYQILNVVGRDGKPRKGVVIYSMGNFIAYQLGHYKDLGVIFKVKLRKQFPEETLTITKVEAIPTYTQNYTLNGKLNFRVLPIAATLSRPKDPLIPASKYPVLKEQLTDMNRHLNSLRGSR, from the coding sequence TTGAAAATTAAATTCCTAGCTTTTACGAGTCTTTTTTTGCTTTCGAGTTGTACGCTGTCACCTGCACCGCGAAAACTGACGATCGCGCCCGCTCCTGCTCCCACCTCGAAACAATATACAACCGAGGCGGAATTAGTCGCAGTGGGCGATATCCTCATGCACATGGCACTGACGCGATCGGGTTACAATGCTCAAACGAAAACTTATAATTTCGATCGCTTCTTCACCGAAACTAAATCTATCATTAGCAGTGGCAATTGGGCGATCGCGAACCTGGAAACTACCCTCGCCGGATCCGAACTTGGTTACTCAGAATTTCCGCTCTTTAATGCTCCCGCTCCCATCGTTGATGCGGCAAAAAAAGCCGGATTTAATATCTTGACAACGGCAAACAATCATGCTCTAGATAAAGGCGAAATTGGCGTTCTCAATACAATTAAAAATATTCGATCGCGCGGCGTGGCTTCAACCGGAACGGCAAGTTCTCCCCAAGAAGCCCAAAAGATTTTAATTGTTACCAAAAATCAAATCTCAATGGCAATTCTTGCCTATTCTTTTAGTACCAACGGTATCCCCATTCCTCAAGGTAAAAACTATTTAGTTTCCCTTATTGACAAAGCAAAAATTCTTAAAGATATTGCCAGAGCGAAACAGCAAGGAGCCGATGTTGTTGCGATCGCGCTTCATTTTGGGGAGGAATACCAGCGCCATCCTACCGACGAACAAAAGCAATTAGTCAAAACCTTAATTCAAGGAGGAGCGGATATTATTCTCGGCAGTCATCCCCACGTCGTACAACCCTATCAAATCTTGAATGTTGTCGGGCGAGATGGCAAGCCTAGAAAAGGAGTTGTTATTTATTCGATGGGTAACTTTATTGCTTATCAACTTGGTCATTATAAAGATTTAGGCGTTATTTTTAAAGTTAAGCTTCGCAAGCAATTTCCCGAAGAAACGCTGACCATTACTAAGGTCGAAGCGATTCCAACTTACACGCAAAACTATACCCTAAACGGTAAGTTGAATTTTCGAGTTTTACCGATCGCGGCAACCTTAAGCCGCCCGAAGGATCCCTTGATTCCCGCTTCAAAGTATCCCGTTTTAAAAGAACAACTCACAGACATGAATCGCCATTTAAATTCCTTGAGGGGAAGTAGATAA
- the murJ gene encoding murein biosynthesis integral membrane protein MurJ: MSADRTSSRSLAKIAGIVAVATLISKVFGLFREVAIAAAFGVGPVVNAYAYAYVIPGFLLILLGGINGPFHSALVSVLAKRKKEEAAPIVETVTTFVSIIFIAIVAVLIAFAGLFIDILAPGLEPTTRASAVQQLQIMAPLSILAGLIGIGFGTLNASDRYWLPSISPIFSSVVTLVGLGGLMLYLGDRIQAPQYITLGGIVLAGTTLAGGILQWLVQLVEQWRGGLGTLKLRFDWRTPGVSDVMKVMAPAALSSGMLHINVYTDLYFASAIEGAAAAMRYANFIVLTPLGIISNMLLVPLLPVFSRLTGIEHRSDLKLRIRQGLILTALSMLPLTAIFIALAVPIVRLIYERYAFDAKASAIVAPVLMAYGFGMFFYLGRDILVRVFYALGDGETPFRVSIINIFINAVLDYFLIEYFATPGLVMATVSVNFFSMVCLLWILHRRLGGLPLVEWGSIFAGLTLGSILASACSWAFNWGWEQAVGTDKPLFLVLDLGFASAIAFVVFFLVALQFKLPELELLRDRVRQKFSRR; encoded by the coding sequence GTGTCCGCCGATCGTACCTCTTCCCGTTCCCTCGCTAAAATTGCTGGCATTGTTGCCGTTGCTACCTTAATCAGTAAAGTTTTTGGACTCTTTCGGGAAGTTGCGATCGCGGCTGCCTTTGGCGTGGGCCCGGTTGTCAACGCCTACGCCTACGCTTACGTTATCCCGGGCTTCCTTCTCATCCTGCTTGGCGGTATCAACGGGCCTTTTCACAGCGCCCTCGTCAGCGTCCTCGCCAAACGCAAAAAAGAAGAAGCCGCGCCGATTGTCGAAACCGTTACCACCTTCGTCAGCATTATCTTTATCGCGATCGTCGCGGTATTAATCGCCTTCGCCGGACTCTTCATCGATATCCTCGCCCCCGGATTGGAACCGACGACGCGCGCTAGTGCAGTTCAACAACTCCAGATTATGGCTCCCCTGTCCATTCTGGCAGGCTTAATTGGGATTGGGTTCGGCACTCTGAATGCAAGCGATCGCTACTGGTTGCCCAGTATCAGCCCTATCTTTTCGAGTGTCGTAACGCTGGTGGGTTTGGGCGGACTGATGCTGTATTTAGGCGATCGCATCCAAGCCCCCCAATACATCACCCTTGGCGGGATTGTCCTCGCTGGAACCACCCTCGCGGGCGGCATCTTGCAATGGTTGGTGCAACTGGTGGAACAATGGCGAGGCGGTTTAGGAACCCTAAAACTGCGCTTCGATTGGCGCACTCCCGGCGTTAGCGATGTTATGAAAGTAATGGCTCCCGCCGCCCTCTCCTCCGGGATGCTACACATCAACGTTTACACCGATTTGTACTTTGCCTCAGCGATTGAAGGGGCTGCCGCTGCCATGCGCTACGCCAACTTCATCGTCTTAACGCCCTTGGGGATTATCTCCAATATGCTGCTGGTGCCGTTGCTGCCCGTTTTCTCCCGCCTCACGGGGATCGAACACCGCAGCGATCTCAAACTTCGCATTCGCCAAGGCTTAATCCTTACTGCCCTATCGATGCTGCCTCTGACAGCGATTTTTATTGCCCTCGCCGTTCCCATTGTCCGCCTCATCTACGAACGCTACGCCTTTGATGCTAAAGCTTCCGCAATTGTCGCCCCCGTATTGATGGCTTACGGTTTTGGGATGTTTTTCTATCTGGGGCGCGATATTCTCGTGCGGGTTTTCTACGCCCTCGGCGATGGCGAAACGCCCTTCCGCGTCAGCATTATCAATATTTTTATCAACGCTGTTTTAGATTATTTTTTGATCGAGTATTTCGCCACACCGGGGTTAGTTATGGCTACCGTAAGCGTAAACTTTTTCTCGATGGTTTGCCTGCTCTGGATTTTGCATCGTCGCTTGGGAGGATTGCCTTTAGTCGAATGGGGTTCGATCTTTGCCGGACTGACATTGGGGAGCATCCTTGCGAGTGCGTGTAGTTGGGCGTTTAATTGGGGTTGGGAGCAAGCTGTGGGAACGGATAAGCCACTCTTTTTAGTGCTGGACTTAGGATTTGCCAGCGCGATCGCGTTCGTGGTGTTTTTCCTGGTTGCGCTGCAATTTAAACTGCCGGAATTGGAGCTTTTGCGCGATCGCGTCCGCCAAAAATTCTCGCGCCGCTAA